The following coding sequences are from one Triticum dicoccoides isolate Atlit2015 ecotype Zavitan chromosome 4A, WEW_v2.0, whole genome shotgun sequence window:
- the LOC119287191 gene encoding MDIS1-interacting receptor like kinase 2-like, whose product MATPAHLKLVSLALLLASFSWSMAAPPPSVLEEQAGALLTWKATIQNPPAQLQSWGNTTTRPCGWYDIKCGNHPAARHQEVVITEISLRGLRLRARLDTLNFTVLHTLTSIRLPYNQISGSFPPALASSLPNLRHLMLQGNELYGQIPNQIEHLESLVGLNLSYNHLCGLIPTEVGYLRKLLSLDLSENKLTGSIPNTFGSLTKLTILYLWGNQLSGHIPQELGYLVNLEDLGLGENKLMGSIPNTFGNLTKLTTLMLYGNQFSGHIPREIGTLMKLKSLQLHDNNLSGPLPPELCTGGMLKNLSAFENNLNGPLPSSLVSCRSLVRVRLERNQIDGDISEMGAYPNLVYIDMSSNKLFGQFSYHWGDSHNLTMLRISNNNLTGEIPTSMGQLSQLELLDLSSNKLEGELPSALGNLKNVFNLNLAHNLLHGSIPREMGALSKLELLDLSSNNLNGSLEDSLEHCLKLRFLKLNQNNFKGNIPGELGSLHNLQDLLDLSDNSFSGAIPSILSGLVMLDTLNISHNELTGSIPATFNSMESLTSIDVSYNELEGPVPDSKLFQGAPIQWFVHNNFLCGVVKGLPPCSSVNQSRGKWEGYKIRVLATVPTLISLVLIVVILMFCHERKKTKLSNTDEVTQAKVFSIWSFDGANVFKQVIEATNNFSEMHCIGTGGHGSVYKARLATCEIFAVKKINMIEDECCVNEHVYNREIKALVQIRHRNIVKLFGYCSSGQGRFLIYEYMERGDLAKSLKDNERAIELDWRRRMHIMLDVVHALVYMHHDCSSPIVHRDITSNNILLDLEFRACISDFGTAKILDIYGQNLTRLAGTKGYLAPELAYTENVTEKCDVYSFGVLALELFMGSHPGDLLSSLSLTANTSDVCLQDLLDPRLVLPDAETAREIYRMLSVAVRCLEPSPSRRPTAARASDELSTIKAGEDQVDYLQAGITFPAL is encoded by the exons ATGGCGACCCCCGCTCACCTAAAACTCGTCTCGCTCGCTCTCCTATTAGCCTCGTTTTCCTGGTCCATGGCGGCGCCACCACCATCCGTCCTGGAAGAACAGGCGGGAGCCCTCCTCACCTGGAAAGCCACCATACAAAACCCCCCAGCCCAGCTCCAGTCCTGGGGAAACACCACAACTCGGCCATGCGGCTGGTACGACATCAAGTGCGGCAATCATCCAGCTGCGAGGCACCAGGAGGTGGTGATCACCGAGATCTCTCTCCGGGGTTTGCGGCTGAGAGCGAGGTTGGACACCCTCAACTTCACGGTGTTGCATACTCTCACGAGTATCCGACTACCCTACAATCAGATAAGCGGCTCCTTTCCACCCGCTTTAGCATCATCCTTGCCAAACCTGCGGCATCTAATGCTCCAGGGGAATGAACTCTACGGGCAAATACCAAACCAAATAGAGCACCTAGAGAGTCTCGTGGGGCTGAACTTGTCATACAACCACTTGTGTGGCCTCATCCCCACAGAAGTAGGCTACCTAAGGAAGTTGCTTAG CTTGGATCTTAGCGAAAATAAACTTACGGGTTCCATCCCCAATACCTTTGGGAGTTTGACCAAGCTCACTATCTTGTACCTATGGGGTAACCAACTCTCCGGACATattcctcaagaactaggttaccttgTGAACCTAGAAGATTTGGGACTTGGGGAAAACAAGCTCATgggttccatcccgaacacctttgGAAATTTGACCAAGCTCACTACCTTAATGCTTTATGGTAATCAATTCTCCGGACACATTCCAAGAGAAATTGGCACCTTGATGAAGCTCAAAAGCCTACAACTTCATGATAACAATCTCTCTGGTCCCTTGCCACCTGAATTGTGCACTGGAGGCATGCTGAAGAACTTAAGCGCATTCGAAAACAATCTCAATGGACCTTTGCCATCAAGTTTGGTGAGCTGCAGAAGCCTTGTTAGAGTTCGTCTTGAAAGGAATCAAATAGACGGAGATATTTCTGAGATGGGAGCTTATCCAAATCTAGTCTACATAGATATGAGCTCAAATAAACTATTTGGTCAATTTTCTTATCACTGGGGGGATTCCCACAATCTTACGATGCTACGCATCTCAAACAACAACCTTACAGGGGAAATACCCACAAGCATGGGGCAACTATCTCAACTAGAGTTACTTGATCTTTCATCAAACAAGCTTGAAGGAGAGCTTCCAAGTGCACTAGGAAATCTAAAAAATGTGTTCAACCTGAACCTTGCACACAATTTGCTCCATGGAAGCATTCCACGAGAAATGGGAGCATTGTCCAAACTAGAGTTGTTGGATTTGTCGTCCAATAACCTAAATGGTTCGTTAGAAGATTCGCTCGAGCATTGTTTGAAGCTTCGTTTTTTGAAGTTGAATcaaaataacttcaaaggaaacATCCCCGGCGAGCTAGGGTCATTGCACAACTTACAAGACCTATTGGATTTAAGTGATAATTCATTTAGTGGGGCAATACCAAGCATACTTAGTGGTCTGGTCATGCTAGATACTCTGAATATTTCACACAATGAACTTACTGGTTCTATCCCAGCAACATTTAATAGTATGGAAAGCTTGACATCCATTGATGTATCTTACAATGAATTGGAAGGGCCGGTCCCAGACAGTAAGCTCTTTCAAGGAGCTCCAATCCAGTGGTTCGTGCATAATAATTTTCTATGTGGTGTGGTGAAAGGATTGCCCCCTTGTAGTAGTGTGAATCAGTCCAGAGGAAAATGGGAAGGATACAAAATACGTGTACTAGCCACGGTTCCTACTCTAATATCTCTTGTTCTTATTGTGGTGATATTGATGTTCTGTCATGAAAGAAAGAAAACCAAGCTAAGTAACACCGATGAAGTAACACAAGCAAAAGTCTTCTCTATTTGGAGTTTTGATGGGGCAAACGTGTTCAAGCAAGTCATCGAAGCAACCAACAATTTTAGCGAGATGCATTGCATAGGAACTGGGGGACATGGATCTGTCTATAAAGCTAGACTTGCAACATGCGAAATATTTGCAGTGAAGAAGATAAACATGATAGAAGATGAGTGTTGCGTCAATGAACATGTCTACAATCGTGAAATCAAGGCACTGGTGCAGATTCGTCATCGAAACATTGTAAAACTTTTTGGGTATTGTTCCTCTGGCCAAGGGAGGTTCCTTATCTATGAATATATGGAGAGAGGAGACTTGGCAAAATCACTGAAGGACAATGAAAGGGCAATTGAATTGGATTGGAGAAGGCGGATGCAtattatgctggatgtggttcatgCTTTGGTATATATGCATCATGATTGTTCGTCACCGATAGTCCATAGGGATATAACAAGCAACAACATTTTGCTTGATCTAGAATTTAGAGCTTGCATCTCTGACTTTGGTACAGCCAAAATTCTCGATATTTATGGCCAGAATCTCACAAGGCTTGCTGGGACAAAAGGCTATCTTGCCCCAG AGCTAGCATATACAGAAAACGTGACGGAGAAATGTGACGTATACAGCTTTGGAGTGCTTGCTTTGGAGCTGTTTATGGGATCTCATCCAGGAGATTTGCTCTCATCCCTCTCGTTGACCGCCAATACCAGTGATGTGTGCCTGCAAGATCTGCTGGACCCCAGGCTTGTTCTTCCAGATGCTGAGACTGCTAGGGAAATATACCGCATGCTCAGTGTAGCAGTTCGGTGCCTGGAGCCGAGTCCATCCCGCAGGCCAACGGCAGCACGTGCCAGTGATGAGCTATCTACGATTAAAGCTGGTGAAGATCAGGTTGATTATTTGCAGGCTGGCATCACCTTTCCTGCGCTGTAG